One window from the genome of Sulfodiicoccus acidiphilus encodes:
- a CDS encoding DUF981 family protein produces the protein MFVDLLTSQLFALAFAGLIVLYASTKAFFVYRKGLGTKGGEQWRQELVGEIYYASVPTILVGAYLLITSLFGQFTWPLPGSYNILFYDVLSLGGIVIIAAGLAFYRGITLQLDYVGLAALLVGLMAIFYGYEGFKLGLTQEPLALFLLYLFYGLAGILSFPYMLLVRGVASGQLSRVNPSLNVLVILFWLTLLLGSLLAVFIAGEAVPAHLAHPP, from the coding sequence ATGTTCGTCGACCTGTTAACCTCTCAATTGTTCGCGTTAGCATTTGCGGGTCTAATCGTCCTCTACGCTAGCACCAAAGCATTCTTCGTATATAGAAAGGGCCTTGGAACCAAGGGAGGGGAGCAGTGGAGGCAGGAGTTGGTGGGAGAGATCTACTACGCCTCTGTCCCCACAATATTGGTGGGTGCGTACTTACTGATCACCAGTTTGTTTGGACAGTTCACGTGGCCATTGCCAGGGAGCTATAATATTCTCTTCTACGATGTCCTGTCCTTGGGCGGAATAGTTATAATTGCAGCCGGCCTAGCTTTCTATAGGGGTATAACGCTACAGTTGGACTACGTAGGATTAGCTGCTTTGCTTGTGGGACTAATGGCGATCTTCTACGGATACGAGGGGTTCAAGCTCGGACTCACACAGGAGCCTCTGGCTCTCTTTCTCCTTTACTTATTCTATGGGTTAGCGGGAATACTGAGCTTCCCTTACATGTTGCTGGTCAGGGGCGTTGCGTCAGGCCAACTGAGTAGAGTCAATCCCAGCCTTAACGTGTTAGTGATACTCTTCTGGCTGACGCTCCTCCTAGGTTCTCTACTGGCCGTCTTCATAGCAGGAGAGGCCGTCCCAGCCCACTTGGCTCATCCTCCATAA
- a CDS encoding dihydrolipoyl dehydrogenase, whose protein sequence is MKTDVLVVGAGGGGYPGAFRLSQAGMEVLMVDPKGELGGNCLYSGCIPSKTVRELAQLHWRNKRLLGSQDNLDFGKIQERKDAVQLTRFVQHREELEAHKGVSFVKGEAKFLDNHRAMVQGQEVEFRYAIVATGSTPSRPHFPGAELCLTSDDLYSYRTTFRNLPQEMLIIGGGYVALETATFFNALGSKVHVLVRSDRVLRGVDPDLGALLIRLLDSNIDIRYNSPILEVSKLGERYEVWFSSSGKKDRLVVDAVVAATGRTPVVPEGLQKVVEVSPKGYIEVSDSMRTSSPNIFATGDVNGLAPYFHAAVRMSVAAANNVMSGNIDSDRVDVRGIPVTVFTIPPASYVGLTRSQLRAMNVSFVEASYQLGDDSMAQMYDERGGEVRLFFEKSSLRFLGAWVVGVHSGFLINELTQAAVNGLTARQMSNVAEQHPTTNEAIAYAVRKLV, encoded by the coding sequence GTGAAAACCGACGTATTGGTGGTTGGAGCTGGAGGTGGAGGTTATCCTGGTGCCTTCAGGCTATCCCAAGCAGGAATGGAAGTCCTCATGGTTGACCCGAAGGGAGAGCTGGGCGGGAACTGTCTCTACTCTGGCTGTATTCCCTCCAAGACGGTCAGGGAGCTGGCACAGCTCCATTGGAGAAACAAGAGGCTTCTGGGCTCGCAGGATAATCTTGACTTCGGCAAGATCCAAGAAAGGAAGGACGCAGTCCAATTAACGAGGTTCGTCCAGCATAGGGAAGAGCTAGAGGCCCACAAGGGAGTTTCGTTCGTTAAGGGAGAGGCGAAGTTCCTCGACAACCACAGGGCCATGGTCCAGGGACAGGAAGTAGAGTTCAGGTACGCCATAGTGGCGACGGGAAGTACTCCCTCCAGACCACACTTTCCAGGCGCTGAACTCTGTCTCACCAGTGACGACCTTTACTCCTATAGAACAACCTTCAGGAATCTTCCACAAGAGATGTTAATAATAGGAGGAGGATACGTAGCCCTCGAGACGGCGACCTTCTTCAACGCCCTAGGTTCGAAAGTCCACGTGTTAGTTAGATCTGATAGGGTACTAAGAGGCGTGGATCCTGACCTAGGTGCTCTCCTAATTCGGTTGCTGGATTCTAATATCGACATCAGGTACAACTCGCCCATCCTCGAAGTCTCCAAGTTAGGGGAAAGATACGAGGTGTGGTTCTCTTCTTCAGGGAAGAAGGATAGACTAGTCGTAGATGCTGTGGTCGCGGCCACCGGCAGAACTCCTGTAGTACCCGAGGGACTACAGAAAGTGGTAGAGGTTAGTCCGAAGGGTTATATTGAGGTGAGTGACTCCATGAGGACGAGTTCCCCAAACATCTTCGCCACAGGAGACGTCAACGGACTGGCTCCCTACTTCCACGCGGCAGTAAGGATGTCTGTGGCTGCGGCCAACAACGTCATGTCTGGCAACATAGATTCGGATAGAGTTGATGTTAGAGGAATACCCGTCACGGTTTTCACAATACCTCCGGCGTCCTACGTAGGACTCACCAGGAGTCAGCTGAGGGCAATGAACGTTTCCTTCGTTGAGGCATCCTATCAGCTGGGAGACGACTCAATGGCCCAGATGTACGACGAGAGGGGAGGAGAGGTTAGGTTGTTCTTCGAGAAGAGCTCCCTTAGATTTCTAGGGGCGTGGGTGGTGGGAGTTCATTCTGGGTTCCTGATAAACGAGTTGACTCAGGCTGCCGTTAACGGACTCACGGCGAGGCAGATGTCAAATGTCGCTGAGCAACACCCTACCACGAACGAGGCTATAGCCTACGCCGTAAGGAAGTTAGTCTAG
- a CDS encoding thiamine pyrophosphate-dependent enzyme — translation MGKSAADVILDTLASAGVRRIYGIPGDSIDPLVDALRRNDRVKYVQVRHEEGAAFAASAEAKLTGGPAACMGTSGPGSIHLLNGLYDAKMDHVPVIALTGQVESELLGSDYFQEVNIVKLFDDVAVFNQALVNPKSAGALAERAVREAVTKRGVAHLNLPVDVLREDGGEPVKEVKISFPRFQPDLDEALELLNLSERPVVMIGGGARGSSKLLDEFSEKLGAPVVYALKGKGVLPDLDPKVLGGIGLLGTRPSVEALNKADLLVLLGTSFPYVSFLPSRCKVVQVDSDPSSVGKRVPVQVPIVSTVEEFLRAAIPKLKEKEEKFYKSMERAKEEWLRELSKEEQSDRKPMKPQRVAAALSRAVREDAVVAVDTGNVTMWGARNFKASGKQTFLFSAWLGSMGFATPAAVGAALSKGGEVVALAGDGGFVMTMTELITAKKYSLPIKVVVFNNSKLGMIKFEQEVMGYPEWGVDLYNPDFEALAKSIGADALTIEDPKDLDSGVREMLSSEGPFLLNAVVDPNERPMPPKMTFAQAKNYVISLFKERLEPS, via the coding sequence ATGGGGAAATCGGCAGCGGATGTGATTTTGGACACCTTGGCCTCTGCGGGAGTGAGAAGAATATACGGGATTCCTGGGGACTCCATTGACCCTCTGGTGGACGCCCTAAGGAGGAACGACAGAGTCAAGTACGTTCAAGTGAGGCACGAGGAAGGAGCGGCCTTCGCCGCTTCAGCTGAGGCAAAACTTACCGGAGGTCCAGCAGCCTGCATGGGTACCTCAGGTCCAGGTTCCATCCACCTTCTCAACGGACTTTACGACGCTAAGATGGACCACGTTCCGGTGATAGCTTTGACAGGCCAAGTGGAAAGCGAACTCCTAGGCTCAGACTACTTCCAAGAGGTTAACATCGTCAAGCTCTTCGACGACGTGGCTGTCTTCAACCAGGCCTTGGTGAATCCCAAGAGTGCCGGCGCGTTAGCCGAGAGGGCGGTTAGGGAGGCAGTCACGAAGAGAGGAGTCGCCCACCTGAACCTACCTGTAGACGTCCTCAGAGAAGATGGAGGGGAACCTGTGAAAGAGGTCAAAATCTCCTTTCCACGCTTTCAGCCCGATCTCGACGAAGCTCTAGAGCTACTTAACTTGAGCGAGAGACCTGTAGTGATGATAGGGGGAGGTGCGAGGGGAAGCTCGAAGCTCCTAGACGAGTTCTCGGAGAAGTTGGGAGCACCTGTCGTTTACGCCCTAAAGGGTAAGGGTGTACTACCCGACTTAGACCCCAAGGTTTTGGGGGGAATAGGACTCCTCGGCACTAGACCGTCGGTGGAGGCCCTGAACAAGGCAGACCTCCTAGTGCTTCTGGGAACCTCGTTCCCCTACGTTAGCTTCCTGCCGTCTAGGTGTAAGGTAGTCCAGGTTGACTCGGATCCCTCCTCAGTGGGGAAGAGGGTACCCGTTCAAGTGCCAATCGTGTCGACGGTGGAGGAGTTCCTAAGGGCAGCCATCCCTAAGCTAAAGGAGAAGGAGGAGAAGTTCTATAAGTCTATGGAGAGGGCGAAGGAGGAGTGGCTCAGGGAACTTTCGAAGGAGGAGCAAAGCGATAGGAAACCCATGAAACCGCAGAGAGTCGCAGCAGCGCTGTCGAGGGCTGTGAGAGAGGACGCGGTGGTCGCCGTTGACACGGGTAACGTGACCATGTGGGGTGCTAGGAACTTCAAGGCCTCGGGTAAACAGACGTTCCTCTTCTCTGCCTGGCTAGGCTCCATGGGTTTCGCCACGCCGGCTGCGGTCGGAGCTGCTCTCTCCAAGGGGGGTGAGGTGGTAGCGCTGGCAGGTGACGGAGGATTCGTGATGACCATGACAGAGCTCATAACCGCGAAGAAGTACTCCCTCCCAATCAAGGTCGTGGTGTTCAATAACTCTAAGCTCGGAATGATAAAATTCGAACAGGAGGTCATGGGGTATCCGGAGTGGGGGGTGGACCTCTACAACCCAGACTTCGAGGCGCTGGCTAAGTCTATAGGTGCTGACGCCCTGACTATCGAGGACCCGAAGGACTTAGACTCTGGAGTGAGGGAGATGCTCTCCTCAGAAGGACCGTTCCTCCTCAACGCCGTCGTTGATCCTAACGAGAGACCGATGCCGCCTAAGATGACCTTCGCGCAAGCTAAGAACTACGTCATTTCGCTGTTCAAGGAGAGGCTGGAGCCGTCGTGA
- a CDS encoding MFS transporter, producing the protein MSPSPMRRYLPVLTSLSVLTMYVEMVVLPSLYHIETQFDVSSSEAAWVLSAETLGGLLVSPVIGKTADAYGKKRTLLSILAIYTASVIFTSISPSFAFLVAFRAIQGVGLAVNPIAYTILRENLDKRELPIAQGIIASTFAVGAAVALPIGSFISQYYSWQFAYQTAIPILLTMSWLIFRYIPESKVRVKEPTDYLGILLLGGAFLSAGISLTEASSWGWLSLNTLTGFLLSALFLVAFVKREKSTDTPFIELSELSNPNVAVPLVASFVSGFGLFLMFQSIIYLFELPKPEGFGMDIISTGITLAPVSLIMLVVGPLFGRLSLRVGIRPILLLTPLVAALGSLLLGIESLSYSLTTYDVVVLMFLSMVGIGGMTISRITLLMVSTSEKRLATITGTNTSMRLMGNTLGPVLASSLMDTFKVPIYEGMVRGVPLFVFLPGREAFFLIFATSAISSLITAAISTRIKEVYKRSELQRDGPRTVNESSVYTRVRES; encoded by the coding sequence ATGTCCCCATCTCCCATGAGGAGGTATTTACCAGTGCTGACTTCGCTTTCTGTCCTCACAATGTACGTGGAGATGGTGGTTCTCCCCTCGCTTTACCATATCGAGACACAGTTCGATGTGAGTTCGTCTGAGGCCGCCTGGGTCCTTTCAGCCGAGACATTGGGTGGACTACTAGTTTCACCGGTGATAGGAAAGACGGCCGACGCCTACGGTAAGAAGAGGACGCTTCTGTCCATATTGGCAATCTACACGGCATCGGTGATCTTCACTAGCATATCTCCCAGCTTCGCTTTCTTGGTGGCTTTCAGGGCTATCCAGGGAGTTGGACTAGCAGTGAACCCCATAGCTTACACCATCTTGAGGGAGAACCTCGATAAAAGGGAGCTCCCAATAGCCCAAGGAATAATTGCGTCGACGTTCGCAGTGGGGGCAGCCGTCGCTCTACCCATAGGGTCCTTCATATCTCAGTATTACTCGTGGCAATTCGCTTACCAGACCGCAATTCCTATACTACTAACTATGTCCTGGCTCATCTTCAGATACATTCCGGAGTCTAAAGTGAGGGTGAAGGAGCCAACGGACTACCTGGGCATACTCTTACTTGGAGGGGCCTTCTTGTCTGCGGGGATCTCTTTAACTGAGGCTTCTTCCTGGGGATGGCTCTCCCTCAACACTCTCACCGGTTTCCTCCTAAGTGCGTTGTTCCTAGTGGCCTTCGTGAAGAGGGAGAAGTCGACTGATACACCCTTCATAGAGCTCTCTGAGCTTTCCAATCCAAACGTGGCGGTCCCCTTAGTCGCGTCCTTCGTCAGTGGCTTTGGTCTCTTCCTGATGTTCCAGTCGATAATTTACTTGTTCGAGCTCCCCAAACCAGAAGGGTTCGGAATGGATATAATCTCAACCGGAATTACGCTCGCTCCAGTTAGCCTGATAATGTTAGTAGTTGGGCCTTTGTTCGGTAGGCTTTCGCTGAGGGTGGGCATAAGGCCGATCCTACTCCTCACCCCGTTGGTGGCCGCCCTGGGTTCGCTTCTCTTGGGAATCGAATCGTTGAGTTACTCACTGACAACCTACGACGTAGTAGTTCTCATGTTCCTTTCCATGGTGGGCATAGGAGGAATGACCATCTCCAGGATCACCTTACTCATGGTCTCGACTTCGGAGAAGAGACTTGCCACAATAACAGGGACCAACACCTCGATGAGGTTGATGGGGAACACCTTGGGACCGGTCCTAGCTAGTTCGCTGATGGACACCTTCAAGGTCCCAATTTACGAAGGTATGGTGAGAGGAGTGCCATTGTTTGTATTCCTTCCAGGGAGGGAAGCGTTCTTCCTGATTTTCGCGACGTCGGCGATTTCCTCGCTGATTACGGCCGCAATTTCGACCAGAATCAAGGAGGTGTACAAGCGATCCGAACTTCAGAGGGATGGACCTCGGACAGTCAATGAGAGCTCAGTCTATACTCGCGTCCGGGAAAGTTAG
- a CDS encoding class I SAM-dependent methyltransferase: MEVDEEELREVYDRLPTSYDRVNAYLSFWNDVRWRLQLVKLVGDRLDRSDVVLDAGSGRGELSFLIARKLKATLVDLDYSVEMLRESLVEVERVVGSFEALPFRDRAFDAVVSSFALHAASNFEVAIEELSRVSKRSVGAVFMGKSRNFLFRFYVKAYMKLALPVVARVAGGKSEDYLYIYKMYVRNDTNDRYRSKLCQFFDVQVFKELALGTFVLFLGIPKKLE; encoded by the coding sequence GTGGAAGTGGACGAGGAGGAACTGAGAGAGGTATACGATCGACTTCCAACTTCTTACGACAGAGTGAACGCATATCTATCGTTCTGGAACGACGTGAGGTGGAGACTTCAGTTGGTGAAGCTGGTAGGGGACAGGTTGGACCGGAGCGATGTGGTTCTAGACGCGGGAAGCGGGAGGGGAGAGCTATCATTCCTAATAGCGAGGAAACTCAAAGCAACTTTAGTTGATCTAGACTACTCCGTCGAGATGCTGAGAGAATCGTTAGTCGAAGTGGAGCGTGTAGTTGGTTCCTTCGAGGCCCTCCCCTTTAGGGACAGAGCTTTTGACGCGGTGGTAAGTTCATTCGCCCTTCACGCAGCTTCCAACTTCGAAGTCGCCATCGAAGAGCTCTCCAGGGTATCGAAGCGGAGCGTGGGGGCTGTATTCATGGGTAAGTCGAGGAACTTCCTGTTTAGGTTCTACGTGAAGGCCTACATGAAGTTAGCTCTTCCGGTGGTGGCGAGAGTAGCTGGGGGGAAATCTGAAGACTACTTGTATATATACAAGATGTATGTGAGGAACGACACGAACGATCGGTACAGAAGTAAGTTGTGTCAGTTCTTCGACGTCCAGGTCTTCAAGGAACTGGCGTTAGGGACCTTCGTTCTATTCTTGGGGATTCCTAAGAAACTGGAGTGA
- a CDS encoding MFS transporter, with protein MESQRLRVLTFTSLAHFVNDGTFLLFPLLMVYYNTVLKVSLVFLGAMAVIYTLLSGLLSPPIGEFADRHDLDAVLVFLGIALEAASVGVFATAFVFRSAPYILITLGAVVLGVGQAFYHPIGGAVLSRTFGKSSGRALGLNGALGSVGRSLSPSIVTLLIVAAGLVLGLSIFTIYMFVVAALILVGLRVYNKGSRSAVRGRGEKLDRGYYKFLLILGVIVFIRSMFITGTTNFLGEYIYHIYLSKTLAGIFLTVGFLGSIVGQPFFGWLTERKGGLFTFTVTSGLALVTFFLFMLASKQLVLSSLIYSIFTFAAFSAFPVLLGYVSQVFPKNFYTVANSYVWGVGNVVGGSAGTALVTALIGVGMSLYTSFYIMLGLAVVSMALIPLIPRRKGSF; from the coding sequence ATGGAGTCCCAGAGACTTAGGGTACTAACGTTCACCTCCCTGGCTCACTTCGTGAACGATGGCACGTTTCTCCTGTTCCCTCTGTTAATGGTGTACTACAACACAGTCCTGAAGGTCAGTCTCGTCTTCCTCGGGGCCATGGCCGTGATCTACACCTTACTCTCTGGACTGCTCTCGCCTCCCATAGGGGAGTTCGCCGATAGACACGATTTGGACGCCGTCCTAGTTTTCCTTGGAATAGCGCTAGAAGCTGCGTCCGTAGGAGTTTTCGCAACCGCGTTCGTCTTCAGAAGTGCCCCCTACATCCTCATAACCCTAGGCGCAGTCGTGCTAGGTGTGGGACAGGCCTTTTACCACCCAATAGGAGGTGCTGTACTTTCAAGGACCTTCGGAAAGTCGTCTGGAAGGGCCTTGGGCCTTAACGGGGCCTTGGGTAGCGTCGGCAGATCGCTGTCTCCGTCCATCGTGACCCTACTCATAGTGGCGGCGGGTCTAGTCCTAGGTCTGTCCATCTTCACTATCTACATGTTCGTGGTGGCGGCTCTCATACTAGTGGGACTCAGGGTCTACAACAAGGGCTCAAGGTCTGCCGTTCGTGGGAGAGGAGAGAAGTTAGATAGGGGCTACTACAAGTTTCTCCTCATTTTAGGTGTTATAGTGTTCATAAGGAGCATGTTCATCACAGGCACCACAAACTTCCTCGGAGAATACATCTACCACATTTACCTTTCCAAGACCTTGGCTGGAATATTCCTTACAGTGGGATTTTTGGGGTCCATAGTGGGACAGCCCTTCTTCGGGTGGCTCACGGAGAGGAAGGGAGGACTCTTCACATTCACAGTAACTAGCGGCCTAGCTTTAGTGACTTTTTTCCTGTTCATGCTCGCTAGCAAACAGTTGGTCCTCTCCTCCCTCATCTACTCGATCTTCACCTTCGCCGCGTTCAGTGCCTTTCCTGTGCTTCTCGGCTACGTCTCGCAAGTCTTCCCGAAGAACTTCTACACAGTGGCCAACTCCTACGTTTGGGGCGTGGGTAACGTGGTGGGAGGTTCGGCCGGGACGGCGCTCGTGACAGCACTCATAGGAGTGGGTATGTCGCTCTACACCTCCTTCTACATCATGCTGGGACTCGCGGTGGTTTCAATGGCCCTGATACCCTTGATACCGAGGAGGAAGGGAAGTTTTTAG
- a CDS encoding NAD(P)/FAD-dependent oxidoreductase encodes MKVVVLGGGFAGLAAKYYYRDAVLVDRYDYLTMTPNLVDVVVTGRTEVAMVPRKVDVRAEVLKVDIDGKKVVTDKGVFDYDKLVLSLGYEQDLSKVPGARVNALKLETLNDALTLRAKIERAKRVVIVGGGDLGVELAGSTVELASRLRGREVTLVNHGERLLPHMPPRISRKVEDLLSSKVRLLLGQKVEEVREGEVVLKDQVLRTDLTIYAGGLRGPPILSNLPLSRREGKVLVRRNLSSVDRDDVYAAGACADGIPSNGQAAIDSGRIAIRNAVGEGSEEYKPRPIVDVVKVEEECFGAIGEVPLSGGVGCLLRSLAYFNVMRMAGLLNLR; translated from the coding sequence TTGAAGGTAGTTGTGTTAGGAGGAGGGTTCGCGGGACTGGCGGCTAAGTACTACTACAGGGACGCGGTCCTAGTGGACAGATACGATTACCTTACCATGACTCCAAACCTAGTGGACGTAGTGGTGACCGGCAGGACCGAAGTAGCCATGGTCCCGAGGAAGGTCGACGTGAGGGCAGAAGTGTTGAAGGTGGACATAGATGGCAAGAAGGTGGTTACAGACAAGGGAGTATTCGACTACGATAAGCTCGTGTTGTCCTTAGGTTACGAGCAGGACCTCTCCAAAGTTCCTGGCGCGCGGGTTAACGCGTTGAAACTTGAGACTCTAAATGACGCCTTGACCCTGAGGGCTAAGATAGAGAGAGCCAAGAGGGTAGTGATCGTAGGTGGCGGCGACTTAGGGGTCGAGCTGGCCGGGTCTACTGTGGAGCTGGCCTCTCGACTTAGGGGTAGGGAGGTTACATTAGTGAATCACGGAGAAAGGCTACTTCCTCACATGCCTCCTAGAATATCTAGGAAGGTGGAGGATCTCCTTTCCTCCAAGGTGAGGCTCCTCCTCGGTCAGAAGGTTGAGGAAGTGAGGGAAGGAGAGGTTGTCCTGAAGGACCAGGTCCTTAGGACTGACTTGACAATTTACGCCGGAGGGTTGAGGGGACCTCCGATCTTAAGCAACTTACCACTCTCTCGAAGGGAGGGGAAGGTGTTGGTGAGGAGGAACCTGTCGTCTGTGGACAGGGACGACGTATACGCAGCAGGAGCGTGCGCGGACGGGATTCCATCAAACGGCCAGGCCGCCATCGACTCTGGGAGAATAGCGATCAGGAACGCCGTAGGTGAGGGTTCTGAGGAGTACAAGCCTCGCCCTATCGTGGACGTGGTGAAGGTAGAAGAAGAGTGTTTCGGTGCGATCGGGGAGGTCCCTCTGAGTGGAGGTGTGGGCTGTCTCCTCAGGTCTCTTGCTTACTTCAACGTTATGAGGATGGCCGGTTTGTTGAACCTCCGCTGA
- a CDS encoding universal stress protein: protein MRVFQKILVGYDGSDNGRRALQAVAELAKKFSSKVYVVEVVDEASLYATGMLPPTSVIEEMWKKAKADIDQAIASLQGIDVTGDVVSGYPPSAITDYASKVGADLIVVGSRGLSTFKRILLGSVSTAVVQESKVPVLVVK from the coding sequence ATGAGAGTGTTCCAGAAGATTTTGGTGGGCTACGATGGATCGGATAACGGGAGAAGGGCACTGCAGGCGGTGGCAGAGTTGGCGAAGAAGTTCTCTTCCAAGGTGTACGTTGTGGAGGTGGTGGACGAGGCCTCCCTCTACGCCACAGGCATGCTTCCTCCGACGTCCGTAATTGAGGAAATGTGGAAGAAAGCTAAAGCCGACATAGATCAGGCGATAGCGTCGCTTCAGGGGATCGATGTTACAGGAGACGTAGTGTCAGGTTATCCTCCCTCGGCGATCACGGACTACGCTTCGAAGGTGGGAGCTGACCTAATAGTGGTGGGAAGTAGAGGACTCTCGACCTTCAAAAGGATACTCCTAGGTAGCGTCTCTACTGCAGTGGTACAAGAGTCTAAGGTCCCAGTGTTGGTAGTCAAGTGA
- a CDS encoding transposase encodes MAIMLSYLGVLKVLVRENFSLDEIKRIIVKLEQSERMYVSFPVERENSELPETNKVVATDLGIEKLLTTLDGEYVSNPRLYERALERVKAPHYSLGMSSSKITDSRRR; translated from the coding sequence ATGGCGATAATGCTATCGTACCTAGGCGTGCTAAAGGTACTTGTACGTGAAAACTTTTCCTTAGACGAGATCAAGAGGATCATAGTTAAGCTAGAACAGTCAGAGAGAATGTACGTGTCCTTTCCCGTAGAACGAGAGAATAGTGAACTGCCAGAAACTAACAAGGTCGTCGCGACAGATCTGGGTATAGAGAAGCTGCTGACAACCTTAGACGGTGAGTACGTATCCAACCCTAGACTTTATGAGAGGGCACTTGAAAGGGTTAAAGCTCCACACTACTCTCTAGGAATGTCTTCCTCTAAAATAACTGATTCAAGGCGAAGGTAG